Part of the Xenopus laevis strain J_2021 chromosome 2S, Xenopus_laevis_v10.1, whole genome shotgun sequence genome is shown below.
cttctgaatgttgctcacaggttcaaaaggttgtgtAGCcctgttctacatcatactacaagttaacttaaaggtgttttAACTGTGTAATGTGATTCCAATGCCAAGGATTCAGCATTTCCAATTCTATGTCGTGGGCAACTATTTTTGGGTCCCAGGTGGGGGTCGGGAGTGGGATCTAAACAATTCAACTTTTCATTGCCGTAATAGTGGTAATTTATTAATGTGGATGTGAACACAGTCTCATtgtcattttgtttcttttttcgtACAGCGCCAGTTAGCGTTCGACAATGTCAGCGTGCCGACCTCCCTCTACTCTGGCTTGTTTTCTGCTTATGAAGAAGAACAGGCGGTACCAACGGGCCTAGACTCTTACTCTCATGGTATGCTCTTACTTTCTTGATTTCCTCTTGGAATAACCCTACTAAACTGGTTTAAAACTTCAGAATTCCATATAcacttttcatgtattttttaatgtaCCCATGCAGAATTTCCCCCCACATTTGTTCTTTTGCAAATCcgctttattaaatttttttttttttcctctttttagaTTCCAGCAGCTGTGAGTTACCCCTGCTTACCCCGTGCAGCAAAGCTGTGATGAGTCAAGCGCTGAAAAATACGTTTAATGGTTTTGCAAAGGAACGATTCAGACTTGGCATCCTCAGCAGTAAGTCACATTGTCCTTTTTAACACAATAATGGTCCAATCATTGTGCTGGCTGATGTAGCGTGACGGCCTCTGCAGAGCATGGCGGACAATAACCGTAATATAACCGGATGCAGCTGTCTTGTGGCAATGTTCCCTTCTGCTGATTTATATCACATTGTGCCAGTATTTTAGGCAGTCCCTTTTCTAAATTTTCCTTATCTGGAACTGGTCATCAACTAACAGGAGTATAGTCGGAAATGTTAACCCCAAATAAAATCGCAGCATCTATCTTGGAATAAAACTATTTTGCCCAGGTGGCAGGATCCCCCTTTAATATTCTGCTTCTATGGTTTCTCTAGATCCGTGGCTTTGGGATGAGAATAATGTGTTTCAGTGGCTTTTGTGGGCCGCCAAGGAATTCTCCCTGCAGAACGTGAATTTTCAGAAGTTTCTCATGAATGGACACGAGCTGTGCAGCCTCGGGAAGGAAAGGTTTTTGGCTCTGGCTCCTGACTTTGTTGGGGACATCCTTTGGGAGCATCTGGAAGAAATGATGAAAGGtaaggaaaacattttcattgtATTGCATTATGCAGTTATTTGGTAACAGTGGGGCATGTGCTTGTGACTTGGTTGGTCAGTACCTCATTTTGCAGGAACCATGTGAGCAGCGGTGAACCAATCTGAGCTTGATCTAGGCATTAAGGCGATTTTGGTTTCTGCATGAGTGATGGTCCACGAGAAGTTTGAAACTTGGCTCATCTGTAGCCCATCCCATAGACCCAAGTTAACCACTAATTAAATGGATAAACTACCCATGATGCTTAGCTTTTTCTTAATTGTCACTGGTTGTTAATGGACTTAGTGGTTTGACTGGACCAATGGCTCTAAATCTAGTATTGGTTTGTATAATAAGTAACTATAGGAGGCATTTCTAGCCAGGTAGAAGTCCACTTACAAGTAGTTCCTCTGGGTTTTATACCTTTGTTGAAATTTCCCTAACTGCTTCAGTCTCCCTCCTGGCTCAAAGGAGCATTCAGTAATAGCAGAGATAGGGATGAAGGCATTGCTCCTGTGATGGATGCCCTTTTATGCTATTGGAATGACAAGCACTTATCTAAAGTGTGAACCTAATGTGCTTACCTTTGCAGAACAtcaagaaaaggcacaggagcCGTATATTGACCATTCTAACCAGGACTCCATAAACCATTGGATGAATGCAGATTCCTTAAGTAAGTAGTGCTCCAGTACAGGGTTTATTGTTGTATGATTGGTGTGAGGTTTGCAGAAATAACCATTGTCTTCGTTGTACACCTAGACTCCATATATCTCATTAGTATAAGTAAACATCAACCGTTATTTGCGTAACACTAACCTTTCACTATTCTTCCCCAGATTTCACCACTGATCCTTTGCAGTGTGGAGCACAAGTACACAATTACCCTAAAAATGGAATGTTTAATGAAATGTGCTCAGTGCCTACTGGTCAAACTCTCCTCCACCCCAAACAAGAGTTCCAACAATACTCCAGCTCTTGCCTTAAATCCAGAGCGGTAAACTACTCACCCGCCAGCCAGGACTTTGCAAGGAGCAATATGAATGCACTGCTCAATTCTCTAAATTCCGGTAAGTTATTTACTAATCTTGTCTTTTCTCAATGCTAAAAGGTTAACACTTTTGTGAAGAATATTGGGCAGCAAAATGGCATAGATCCAAATTTTGACTGGTCATCCATTTCTAGTATCTAAGAGGGCCATATTCAGAAAGAATGTTGGATTGTTGTATCTGGGTTTCAGACTGGACCCCTTCTAATTTGACCTATAGTATGGGAATCCCTGATCTAGAGGTACGGtggcttaagatggccatagacgcaaagatcagttcgtacgaatcctcgattggtTATTGGCAGGTCGGgggatggggaagtccgatttgaacgatcggatctttgcgtctatggccatcttaaggccaTCTTAAGGGGAATTTGGCATGGGGGAAAACCTCTAATCCCCCACATAAAGCAACACATTCATCTGACTACAATATCAGTCTGGGGAATGAGTAGGTTATGCCATgcaatatgttctatgtatgccCAGTGCAATTTGTAAGAAGTCTTACATTTGTTCTCTAGGCAAGTTGAGAGATTATGACTCGGGAGACAGTGGCACGGAAAGCTTCGAGAGCACCGAATCTCTGCTACAGTCTTGGACGAGCCAGTCTTCTCTTGTCGACATGCAACGAGTTCCTTCTTACGATGGCTTTGAGGAAGATGGCAGCCAGGCGTTATGCCTAAATAAGCCACCTATGTCCTTTAAAGATTACATCCAAGACAGATGTGAGCCAGCAGAACTAGGAAAGCCTGTTATTCCGGCATCTATACTTGCTGGATTCACAGGTAAGAAAATGGAATGCGACTTTCATACATGAATCATCCATAAGTAGTTGTAGGCTGCCACCCTTTTGTTCTTGATCTTAAATTCCCAACATTTTGACCAGTGTCTAGGAGAAAAATATCACACACGATTGCTTGAGTCAGCTCTTCAAAGTTCAGTGGGAGGCAGCATTGGTGGCACCTGTGGGTGGAACCTTATAGTGGGTGGAAAAAGCAACTCATCCATGAAGGCAATCTTTACATTTTAGGAATGTTTATATTCTGACGGGTTGGTGTTTCTTTTTGTAGGAAGTGGACCAATCCAGCTGTGGCAATTCCTGTTGGAACTTTTAACGGATAAGTCATGTCAGTCGTTTATCAGCTGGACTGGGGACGGATGGGAGTTCAAGCTGACTGACCCAGATGAGGTGCGTATCTTGCTATTGTTGGATATACCAAGATCAACTTACACACAAGGAATCCATTAATGCAAATCTTTGACTTGGCATTCCCAGAATCCTGCCAATCTACTTTTGATCCCTGCCTTCTCTTGAGCATTGATATACCTTCATATTTGTCTTCCTTGATTTAGTTACTCATATTTTTCCCCCTATGCTTGCAGGTGGCCCGTCGGTGGggcaaaaggaaaaacaaaccaaaaatgaACTACGAGAAGCTTAGTCGAGGACTAAGGTATTATTACGACAAGAACATTATCCACAAGACGTCGGGGAAGAGATACGTGTACCGATTCGTTTGCGACCTTCACAACCTGTTGGGTTACACACCGGATGAATTGCACGCCATGCTTGGCGTACAGCCCGACACAGACGAATGAGCTGCTGGAGTGCGAACTAAATCGTTGGCTTGAAGAGCACATTATTGTACTGCGAAAAGGATCATTTGGTGGGCTGTCCAAGATGGCCGAACAGTGCATGAGTTGAAAAGACTGGAAAAACACCAAATCCGTGACATGAATTAGTGATTTACTCCATTCTCTTGGGTCGGAGTAAAGATCTGATGGATGGCGCTTATTGTTATACAGTTGCTCACTTGAAAAAGAAGATTGCACATAAGTAACTCGTCGTGTATGCTACTTTTATGCGTCCCGCCTTAAGGAACTTCTTGTTTCAGTCCATGAACGAGAAGAGAGGCGTTTTAGTTTGTTTAAAACTGTCGTGCTTGGATATCGGATCAAGGCCTGGTGCCTGTTGCTGAACCACATTCCAAGGATCTGGGAGTTTTGAGAATTCTCCAAAAGTCTTCATTGGCATCATCTCTAAGTCATGTAGATATTGACCAGGACCGAGTCACCAGGCTGTCCATATACAccctcatttttgtttttaatgaactgAAAATGTGATCATGGCATTCTCATCATTTCAAGACCGCTTGTAAATAATATATGAGGTTTTATATTTACAGAACTCATTTTATTTTGCCaggtatatgtatattttaattatttgtattttaaatatgattcTCGTTGTAAATATCGTAACGTTTCCTTTGCCGAGAGCATTAAGACAGGAGCGCTAGGAAAGACTGTTTGTACATGACTTGATTaccgctattttttttttttttttttttttaaatgaagcctTGTGTTTCACATGTGGGTGATTTGATGCCGATTGTTCACAATATTGCACAACCGATAGAATGTCCCGTTCTCCTTTGCTGTACATAATTTGTTCACTGttgtactttttgtttttaattgccgTTTGATTTCATAATatgaattcattatatatatttttttcaatgtatttgcCTCATTTTCATAGGCCAggagaagtgtgtgtgtgtgtagcagctttttttactgcaatttttttttttttttttttgttcttttgaaaggaagttgtatttttttaacaAGTGCCTTTATGAAAACCTATTTCTGTAACATATTTTTGATTCATAGGGGGGAAAGCAACTAATGGATCGATTTATGATTAAAATGATCTTTTTTGTGAAAAGCAATATTCTGTGTcaa
Proteins encoded:
- the ets2.S gene encoding protein c-ets-2-A, coding for MTEFGIRNMDQVAPVYNGHRAMLKRQLAFDNVSVPTSLYSGLFSAYEEEQAVPTGLDSYSHDSSSCELPLLTPCSKAVMSQALKNTFNGFAKERFRLGILSNPWLWDENNVFQWLLWAAKEFSLQNVNFQKFLMNGHELCSLGKERFLALAPDFVGDILWEHLEEMMKEHQEKAQEPYIDHSNQDSINHWMNADSLNFTTDPLQCGAQVHNYPKNGMFNEMCSVPTGQTLLHPKQEFQQYSSSCLKSRAVNYSPASQDFARSNMNALLNSLNSGKLRDYDSGDSGTESFESTESLLQSWTSQSSLVDMQRVPSYDGFEEDGSQALCLNKPPMSFKDYIQDRCEPAELGKPVIPASILAGFTGSGPIQLWQFLLELLTDKSCQSFISWTGDGWEFKLTDPDEVARRWGKRKNKPKMNYEKLSRGLRYYYDKNIIHKTSGKRYVYRFVCDLHNLLGYTPDELHAMLGVQPDTDE